A genomic segment from Anaeromyxobacter sp. encodes:
- the lepB gene encoding signal peptidase I, producing MAPGGRPRRPWAGPLLRTAAAAVGLALLLRLLVLEPFEVASGAMAPTLLAGDQVLVSKLAYQVALPALARPLLALEPPRRGDVVVFEDPQAPGRRLVKRVVGLPGDLLELREQVLHVNGVAQPRTEAGTLEYLEPGGPGQEARRDTCRLGREVLDPGGAAALVHATLQCRRVRPNRREGPYGPVRPGHLFVLGDNRDRSADSRDGWEVPAAAVVGRAAVVGVSWGEGGWRPIPGAGPGLRLERLFKPVE from the coding sequence GTGGCGCCGGGCGGGCGCCCGCGCCGCCCGTGGGCCGGCCCGCTGCTGCGCACCGCCGCGGCGGCCGTGGGGCTGGCCCTGCTGCTGCGCCTGCTGGTGCTCGAGCCCTTCGAGGTGGCCAGCGGCGCCATGGCGCCCACCCTGCTGGCGGGCGATCAGGTGCTGGTCTCCAAGCTGGCCTACCAGGTCGCCCTGCCGGCGCTGGCGCGGCCGCTGCTGGCGCTGGAGCCACCGCGCCGCGGCGACGTGGTGGTGTTCGAGGACCCGCAGGCGCCCGGCCGCCGGCTGGTCAAGCGGGTGGTGGGGTTGCCGGGCGACCTGCTCGAGCTGCGCGAGCAGGTGCTGCACGTCAACGGCGTGGCCCAGCCCCGGACCGAGGCCGGGACGCTCGAGTACCTGGAGCCGGGCGGGCCGGGCCAGGAGGCGCGCCGCGACACCTGCCGCCTGGGCCGCGAGGTGCTGGACCCCGGCGGGGCCGCGGCGCTGGTCCACGCCACGCTGCAGTGCCGGCGGGTCAGGCCCAACCGGCGGGAGGGACCCTACGGCCCGGTCCGCCCGGGCCACCTCTTCGTGCTGGGCGACAACCGCGACCGCTCCGCCGACAGCCGGGACGGGTGGGAGGTGCCGGCGGCGGCGGTGGTGGGGCGGGCCGCGGTGGTGGGCGTGAGCTGGGGCGAGGGCGGCTGGCGCCCCATCCCGGGGGCCGGTCCGGGCCTGCGCCTCGAACGCCTTTTCAAACCGGTCGAGTAA
- a CDS encoding dihydroorotase, which translates to MADVTIIEGGRVIDPASGTDGVRTVVLKDGLVAEVSERVERPSGATVVDARGRWVTPGFIDLHVHLREPGQEYKETVASGARAAVAGGFTSVVCMPNTKPVNDTLAVTELILARAAAAGLARVYPCGCISKGSAGEELAEYGELKAGGCVALSDDGKPVSSPALMRRALEYARAFGLPLTVHEEDLSLVGKGVMHEGAASTRLGLKGIPGQAEDVMVLRDIALVELTGGRLHISHLSSAGAVRAVREAKRRGLPVTAEVTPHHLALTDEDVAASGYSTDFKMSPPLRSAADVAACREALADGTIDCIATDHAPHSAVEKAVEFDAAMNGITGLETAFAVCLGLVRGGALTERRLVEALTASPARAFGLPGGTLARGAPADVAVLDPAAVWTFDAAATFSKSANSPWRGTQLTGRCTHTFVGGRLVHQVGGETR; encoded by the coding sequence ATGGCTGACGTGACGATCATCGAGGGCGGCCGGGTCATCGATCCGGCCAGCGGCACCGACGGGGTGCGCACCGTGGTGCTGAAGGACGGCCTGGTGGCCGAGGTGTCCGAGCGGGTGGAGCGCCCGTCCGGGGCCACGGTGGTGGACGCCCGCGGCCGGTGGGTCACCCCCGGCTTCATCGACCTGCACGTCCACCTGCGCGAGCCGGGGCAGGAGTACAAGGAGACGGTGGCCTCCGGGGCCCGCGCCGCGGTGGCGGGGGGCTTCACCTCGGTGGTGTGCATGCCCAACACCAAGCCGGTCAACGACACGCTGGCGGTCACCGAGCTGATCCTGGCGCGGGCCGCCGCGGCCGGGCTGGCCCGGGTCTACCCGTGCGGCTGCATCTCCAAGGGCTCCGCCGGCGAGGAGCTGGCCGAGTACGGGGAGCTCAAGGCGGGCGGCTGCGTGGCGCTCTCCGACGACGGCAAGCCGGTCTCGTCGCCGGCGCTGATGCGCCGGGCGCTGGAGTACGCCCGCGCCTTCGGGCTGCCGCTGACCGTGCACGAGGAGGACCTGTCCCTGGTGGGCAAGGGCGTCATGCACGAGGGGGCGGCCTCCACCCGGCTGGGCCTGAAGGGCATCCCCGGCCAGGCCGAGGACGTCATGGTGCTGCGGGACATCGCGCTGGTGGAGCTGACCGGCGGGCGGCTGCACATCTCGCACCTCTCCTCGGCCGGCGCGGTGCGGGCCGTGCGCGAGGCCAAGCGGCGCGGGCTGCCGGTGACCGCCGAGGTCACGCCGCACCACCTGGCCCTCACCGACGAGGACGTGGCCGCCTCCGGCTACTCCACCGACTTCAAGATGAGCCCGCCGCTCCGCTCCGCCGCCGACGTGGCGGCCTGCCGGGAGGCGCTGGCCGATGGCACCATCGACTGCATCGCCACCGATCACGCGCCCCACTCGGCGGTGGAGAAGGCGGTGGAGTTCGACGCCGCCATGAACGGCATCACCGGGCTGGAGACCGCCTTCGCGGTCTGCCTGGGGCTGGTGCGGGGCGGCGCCCTCACCGAGCGGCGCCTGGTGGAGGCGCTGACGGCCTCGCCGGCCCGGGCCTTCGGCCTGCCCGGCGGCACGCTGGCCCGCGGCGCGCCGGCCGACGTGGCGGTGCTCGACCCCGCCGCCGTCTGGACCTTCGACGCCGCCGCCACCTTCTCCAAGAGCGCCAACAGCCCGTGGCGCGGCACGCAGCTGACCGGGCGCTGCACCCACACCTTCGTGGGCGGCCGGCTGGTCCACCAGGTGGGCGGGGAGACGCGATGA
- a CDS encoding aspartate carbamoyltransferase catalytic subunit — MIGRQRHCIALEDFSRDELELVLDLAVSMKEVLRRPIKKVPSLRGKSVVNLFFEASTRTRSSFEIAAKILSADALNWTSASSSVSKGETLIDTARNLEAMRPDVLVIRHSASGAPRLVADHVGCAVVSAGDGAHEHPSQGLLDCFTVRERLGTLEGKTLAIVGDVSHSRVARSDLHGFTKLGARVRMCGPPTMMPAGLAQLGCTVHTDLREAVEGADAVVMLRIQHERIGDPLIPNTREYSRLWGLNSKKAAEWLKPGALVLHPGPINRGVELSPEVADGPFSVILDQVQNGVAVRMAILYLLAGGDPAEARA, encoded by the coding sequence GTGATCGGGCGCCAGAGACACTGCATCGCGCTGGAGGACTTCTCGCGGGACGAGCTCGAGCTGGTGCTCGACCTGGCGGTCTCCATGAAGGAGGTCCTGCGCCGGCCCATCAAGAAGGTGCCATCGCTGCGGGGCAAGTCGGTGGTCAACCTCTTCTTCGAGGCCTCCACCCGCACCCGCAGCTCCTTCGAGATCGCGGCCAAGATCCTCTCGGCCGACGCCCTCAACTGGACCTCGGCCTCCTCGTCGGTCTCCAAGGGCGAGACCCTCATCGACACCGCCCGCAACCTCGAGGCCATGCGCCCGGACGTGCTGGTCATCCGGCACTCGGCCAGCGGCGCGCCCCGGCTGGTGGCCGACCACGTGGGCTGCGCGGTGGTCTCGGCCGGCGACGGCGCCCACGAGCACCCCAGCCAGGGGCTGCTGGACTGCTTCACGGTGCGGGAGCGGCTGGGCACGCTGGAGGGCAAGACCCTGGCCATCGTGGGCGACGTCAGCCACAGCCGGGTGGCGCGCTCCGACCTGCACGGCTTCACCAAGCTCGGGGCCCGGGTGCGCATGTGCGGTCCGCCCACCATGATGCCGGCCGGGCTGGCCCAGCTCGGCTGCACGGTGCACACCGACCTGCGCGAGGCGGTGGAGGGGGCCGACGCGGTGGTCATGCTGCGCATCCAGCACGAGCGCATCGGCGACCCGCTCATCCCCAACACCCGCGAGTACTCCAGGCTGTGGGGCCTCAACTCCAAGAAGGCGGCCGAGTGGCTCAAGCCCGGGGCGCTGGTGCTGCACCCGGGCCCCATCAACCGTGGCGTCGAGCTCTCGCCGGAGGTGGCCGACGGCCCCTTCAGCGTCATCCTCGACCAGGTGCAGAACGGCGTGGCCGTCCGCATGGCCATCCTGTACCTGCTGGCCGGCGGCGACCCCGCCGAGGCCCGGGCCTGA
- the pyrR gene encoding bifunctional pyr operon transcriptional regulator/uracil phosphoribosyltransferase PyrR, translating to MDATQIAEAVRGLARQIADRARAAGAADSLAIVGIRRGGVHLAARLRAELTGLLGAEPPVGTLDIALYRDDTPARGAAPVVGPTDIRFPVQGKTILLVDDVLYTGRTVRAALDELVDFGRPRRVWLAVLVDRGGRELPIAADFAAARLEVADGQDVQVRLREEGAAVDAVVVTGRKP from the coding sequence GTGGACGCCACACAGATCGCCGAGGCCGTGCGGGGCCTGGCGCGACAGATCGCCGACCGCGCCCGCGCGGCCGGCGCCGCCGACTCGCTGGCCATCGTCGGCATCCGCCGCGGCGGGGTGCACCTGGCCGCCCGGCTGCGCGCCGAGCTCACCGGCCTGCTGGGGGCCGAGCCGCCGGTGGGCACCCTGGACATCGCGCTCTACCGCGACGACACGCCGGCCCGCGGCGCGGCGCCGGTGGTCGGCCCCACCGACATCCGCTTCCCGGTGCAGGGCAAGACCATCCTGCTGGTGGACGACGTGCTCTACACCGGCCGCACCGTGCGCGCGGCCCTCGACGAGCTGGTGGACTTCGGCCGCCCCCGCCGGGTCTGGCTGGCGGTGCTGGTGGACCGGGGCGGGCGCGAGCTGCCCATCGCCGCCGACTTCGCCGCCGCCCGCCTCGAGGTGGCCGACGGGCAGGACGTGCAGGTGCGCCTCCGCGAGGAGGGGGCCGCCGTGGACGCGGTCGTCGTGACCGGGAGGAAGCCGTGA
- a CDS encoding ChbG/HpnK family deacetylase produces the protein MRRLVVNADDLGYDPEIDRGILRAHREGLVTSATAMVLAPFAAAALRDAPATLGVGLHAVLEPGLPPGLVAGELERQLARFQALRGAPPTHLDSHKHAHARPGVLEAVARVAAARGMPVRALDGPMRATLRASGVRCAGAFLGDAGLRPAWTEAALLVALAALADGTTELMAHPGYRPSVARTSFGVEREVELEALCSGAARRLVESAGIRLCSYADLFA, from the coding sequence GTGCGGCGGCTCGTCGTCAACGCGGACGACCTCGGGTACGACCCGGAGATCGACCGCGGCATCCTGCGCGCCCACCGCGAGGGGCTGGTCACCAGCGCCACCGCCATGGTGCTCGCGCCCTTCGCCGCCGCCGCCCTGCGGGACGCGCCGGCCACCCTGGGGGTCGGGCTGCACGCGGTCCTCGAGCCCGGGCTCCCCCCGGGGCTGGTGGCGGGGGAGCTGGAGCGGCAGCTGGCGCGCTTCCAGGCGCTGCGGGGCGCGCCGCCCACCCACCTCGACAGCCACAAGCACGCCCACGCCCGGCCTGGCGTGCTGGAGGCGGTGGCCCGCGTGGCCGCGGCGCGCGGGATGCCGGTGAGGGCACTCGACGGGCCCATGCGGGCCACCCTGCGGGCCAGCGGCGTGCGGTGCGCCGGGGCCTTCCTCGGCGACGCCGGCCTGCGGCCCGCCTGGACCGAGGCCGCGCTCCTGGTGGCGCTGGCCGCGCTGGCCGACGGGACCACCGAGCTCATGGCCCACCCGGGCTACCGGCCGTCGGTGGCCCGGACCAGCTTCGGGGTGGAGCGCGAGGTGGAGCTCGAGGCCCTGTGCAGCGGCGCGGCGCGGCGGCTCGTCGAGTCGGCCGGGATCCGGCTCTGCAGCTACGCCGACCTGTTCGCCTGA
- the carA gene encoding glutamine-hydrolyzing carbamoyl-phosphate synthase small subunit: protein MSRGLLALADGATFEGTAFGAPGEASGEVVFNTSMAGYQEILTDPSYVGQMICMTYPEQGNYGVVAADDESDRIHATAFIVRHFAEVPSSFRAERSLDAYLKASGVVGLAGIDTRRLTRHLRTHGAQMGVVSSSGSAAELVARARALPGMEGQDLASRISTPVRYQWTGTGADAWTEAGRGQAEAPRFHVVAYDWGLKRSMLRLLAEQGCRITVVPGRTTAAEALALKPDGVFLTNGPGDPAAVAGAQETVSALLGRVPIFGICLGHQILSLALGARTYKLKFGHRGANQPVQDLSTGKVDITVQNHGFAVDPASLGARARVTHVNLNDGTVEGIEALDAPAFSVQYHPEASPGPHDARALFGRFAGLMERAR, encoded by the coding sequence ATGAGCCGCGGTCTGCTGGCGCTGGCGGACGGCGCCACCTTCGAGGGCACCGCCTTCGGCGCCCCCGGCGAGGCCAGCGGCGAGGTGGTCTTCAACACCTCGATGGCCGGGTACCAGGAGATCCTGACCGACCCGTCCTACGTCGGCCAGATGATCTGCATGACCTACCCGGAGCAGGGGAACTACGGGGTGGTGGCGGCCGACGACGAGTCGGACCGCATCCACGCCACCGCCTTCATCGTGCGCCACTTCGCCGAGGTCCCCTCCAGCTTCCGCGCCGAGCGGAGCCTGGACGCCTACCTCAAGGCCAGCGGCGTGGTGGGCCTGGCCGGCATCGACACCCGCCGCCTCACCCGGCACCTGCGCACCCACGGGGCGCAGATGGGCGTCGTCTCCAGCAGCGGCAGCGCCGCCGAGCTGGTGGCGCGCGCCCGGGCGCTGCCGGGCATGGAGGGGCAGGACCTGGCCTCCCGCATCTCGACGCCGGTGCGCTACCAGTGGACCGGGACCGGCGCCGACGCCTGGACCGAGGCCGGGCGCGGGCAGGCGGAGGCCCCGCGCTTCCACGTGGTGGCCTACGACTGGGGCCTGAAGCGCTCCATGCTCAGGCTGCTGGCCGAGCAGGGCTGCCGCATCACCGTGGTGCCCGGCCGCACCACCGCCGCCGAGGCGCTGGCGCTCAAGCCGGACGGCGTCTTCCTCACCAACGGCCCGGGCGACCCGGCCGCGGTGGCGGGGGCGCAGGAGACGGTCTCGGCGCTGCTCGGCCGGGTGCCCATCTTCGGCATCTGCCTGGGTCACCAGATCCTCTCGCTGGCGCTGGGCGCCCGCACCTACAAGCTCAAGTTCGGCCACCGCGGCGCCAACCAGCCGGTCCAGGACCTCAGCACCGGCAAGGTGGACATCACCGTGCAGAACCACGGGTTCGCGGTGGACCCGGCCTCGCTGGGCGCCCGCGCCCGGGTCACCCACGTCAACCTGAACGACGGCACGGTGGAGGGCATCGAGGCGCTCGACGCGCCCGCCTTCAGCGTGCAGTACCACCCGGAGGCCTCGCCTGGCCCGCACGACGCGCGGGCCCTCTTCGGCCGGTTCGCCGGGCTGATGGAGCGGGCCCGATGA